Proteins encoded by one window of Lathyrus oleraceus cultivar Zhongwan6 chromosome 1, CAAS_Psat_ZW6_1.0, whole genome shotgun sequence:
- the LOC127100164 gene encoding uncharacterized protein LOC127100164, with the protein MAQRNLIVSIHSEGSLFTDSGEGFSFFNTNLTMFKIHINSDFHHLKDRIEKKLQRYVEDIIYRQPLFNGDDNTVFHIMTPIKTDEDVRSMFQCHVTLSQLPSIEIYVRLVDNLEEQPSDNVEEQPSHNENHGYPTQSVQSHDYGMSQAIDEEPTQNNEPFIPNEEVGENSEDDLEEVRFEDLFGVSDDDGNEDIFDTPAVSLRAQPISLYNPPAHMQNISLDDAEPISVFGSFIPTHNFDEIEEGIEYEDKEECLLALQQWHIKCSLDFSVVKSDNVRFVIKCRNSTCNFKCRVSLRKGNSRWRVGKSSGPHTCTTTSMSQDHTKLNSEMISKSIMELVNRDASLKVKVIIAHVVEKYRYIISYKKAWIAKCKAVESLYGNWETSYNDLPQWILVMKTYLPGTIIELQTIPVISNDDSYLGDQRIFHRLFWAFRPCIRDFAYCKPIVQVDGTWLYGKYRGTLLMAVAQDGNGNIFLIAFALVESETKEAWSFFLKNLRMHVTPQANLCLISDRHESIKSAYNNPENGWQFPPSSHVYCIRHIVQNFMREIKDKDLRKIVVNMGYALTEATFNYYRGEILRTNNDALSWIDNIPREKWARAFDGGQRWGHMTTNLAEAMNAVLKETRNLPITALVKSTYYRLGSLFGRRGHQWTKMLASGQVFTDNCNKGMAEEVIKANTHNVMQFDRERFYFMVQEKINHNDGRPTGTFSVDLRKQHSDCGKFQAFHLPCSHVIAACSSIRQDYSIHISDVFKILNVFKVYQESFLGLPQEENWP; encoded by the coding sequence ATGGCTCAAAGAAATTTAATTGTTTCTATCCATTCCGAAGGGTCACTTTTCACAGATTCAGGTGAGGGATTCTCATTTTTCAATACGAATTTAACTATGTTCAAAATCCACATCAACTCCGACTTTCATCATTTAAAAGACCGTATTGAAAAGAAGTTGCAACGTTATGTTGAAGACATCATTTATCGTCAACCATTATTTAATGGAGATGATAATACCGTCTTTCACATAATGACACCGATTAAGACCGACGAAGATGTCAGGTCGATGTTTCAATGTCATGTAACATTATCTCAATTACCCAGCATTGAGATATATGTTCGTCTAGTCGATAATCTTGAAGAACAACCGAGTGACAATGTTGAGGAACAACCGTCTCACAACGAAAATCACGGTTATCCAACGCAATCTGTACAGTCACACGACTATGGAATGAGTCAAGCCATTGACGAAGAGCCGACTCAAAATAATGAACCTTTCATACCAAATGAAGAGGTGGGCGAGAATAGTGAGGATGATCTTGAGGAGGTTCGATTTGAAGATCTATTCGGTGTTAGCGATGACGATGGCAATGAGGACATATTCGACACACCGGCCGTTTCACTAAGAGCGCAACCAATTAGTTTGTACAACCCACCTGCGCACATGCAAAACATAAGTTTGGATGATGCCGAACCAATCTCCGTTTTCGGCAGTTTCATACCAACTCACAACTTTGACGAAATAGAGGAGGGCATAGAGTATGAAGATAAGGAAGAGTGTCTTCTGGCGTTGCAACAATGGCATATAAAATGTAGTCTAGATTTTTCTGTGGTTAAATCTGACAATGTACGTTTTGTCATCAAATGTAGAAATTCAACATGCAATTTCAAATGCAGGGTCTCTTTGCGCAAGGGCAACTCAAGGTGGAGAGTTGGTAAGTCTAGTGGGCCTCATACGTGCACAACCACTTCCATGTCACAAGACCATACAAAACTCAATTCAGAAATGATTAGCAAGAGCATAATGGAGCTTGTAAATCGGGACGCGTCTCTTAAGGTGAAGGTTATCATTGCTCATGTTGTTGAGAAATACCGGTATATCATATCATACAAAAAGGCATGGATTGCAAAGTGTAAGGCGGTTGAGTCGCTCTATGGAAATTGGGAGACATCTTACAACGATCTTCCGCAGTGGATACTAGTAATGAAAACATATCTACCAGGTACCATTATAGAATTACAAACCATACCTGTGATTTCAAATGATGATTCATACTTGGGTGACCAAAGGATATTTCATCGTCTGTTTTGGGCGTTTAGACCATGTATACGTGACTTCGCGTATTGTAAACCAATTGTGCAGGTTGATGGAACTTGGTTGTATGGCAAGTACAGGGGGACTCTGCTGATGGCTGTGGCACAGGATGGGAACGGGAACATATTTCTGATAGCGTTCGCATTGGTTGAAAGTGAGACAAAGGAAGCCtggagtttctttcttaagaaTTTGAGAATGCATGTTACCCCCCAAGCAAATCTATGCCTAATATCAGACAGGCATGAATCAATAAAGAGTGCATACAACAACCCGGAAAATGGATGGCAGTTTCCTCCTTCATCACacgtctattgcattagacatatcgtGCAAAACTTCATGCGGGAGATTAAAGACAAGGATCTGCGGAAAATAGTTGTTAACATGGGTTATGCGTTAACAGAGGCAACGTTTAACTACTATCGTGGGGAAATCCTAAGAACAAACAACGACGCTTTATCATGGATAGACAACATCCCTCGCGAGAAGTGggcaagggcatttgacggagggCAACGCTGGGGTCACATGACAACTAACCTAGCAGAAGCAATGAACGCGGTGTTGAAAGAAACCCGGAACCTTCCAATCACTGCATTGGTCAAATCTACGTACTATCGTTTAGGATCACTATTTGGTAGAAGAGGCCATCAGTGGACAAAAATGTTAGCCTCTGGGCAGGTTTTCACTGATAACTGCAACAAGGGGATGGCTGAGGAAGTCATCAAAGCTAACACGCATAACGTCATGCAGTTCGACCGAGAGAGATTTTATTTCATGGTCCAAGAGAAGATTAATCATAACGACGGTCGACCAACCGGAACGTTCAGCGTTGATCTGAGGAAACAACACTCTGATTGTGGGAAATTTCAGGCATTTCACTTACCTTGCTCCCATGTAATCGCAGCATGTTCGAGCATACGCCAGGACTATTCCATTCACATTTCAGACGTCTTCAAAATTCTTAACGTCTTCAAGGTCTATCAGGAGAGTTTCCTAGGACTTCCCCAAGAGGAGAATTGGCCATAA